The following coding sequences are from one Nonlabens arenilitoris window:
- a CDS encoding NAD(P)/FAD-dependent oxidoreductase: MKKNYDVIIAGGGLAGLVAAIELSQNFNVLIIDPDTYPRHKMCGEYLSMEVSLYLKSLGIDLNQLSDIHIDKFKFTRGSRSIKAATLPLGGIGVSRFSLDHCLYKEAMKRADFLHDRVTDVHFSNLEFQVITSTDELIAKQVIIATGKRSLLDKKLKRPFIEKKSPWLAIKMHYQFKMPNDLVELHAFDGGYAGLSKLENGHVNLCYLVNYSSFKKYKDIDSFNEKVLTKNKSLNKFLKDAVPLWEKPITISQISFEQKEPTEKSLIMIGDTAGLIHPLCGNGMAMAIHSAKIASHYITQYLNNYITRDQMLIEYSKEWRKTFSSRLRHGRWLQRILLHKKITIIAYWLLERLPFLLPIIIKKTHGKQIQP, translated from the coding sequence GTGAAGAAGAACTATGATGTTATTATTGCTGGTGGTGGTCTTGCTGGACTAGTCGCCGCAATTGAACTGTCCCAAAATTTCAATGTTTTAATTATTGATCCAGACACCTATCCACGACACAAAATGTGTGGAGAGTACTTAAGTATGGAAGTAAGTCTATATCTAAAATCGTTAGGTATAGATTTAAATCAATTATCAGATATTCATATCGATAAATTTAAGTTTACTCGTGGATCCAGATCTATTAAAGCAGCTACTTTGCCACTAGGAGGCATAGGTGTCTCAAGGTTTTCTTTAGATCATTGTCTCTATAAAGAGGCAATGAAAAGAGCAGATTTTCTACACGATCGTGTGACTGATGTTCACTTTAGTAATCTTGAATTCCAAGTAATTACTAGTACTGATGAATTAATAGCAAAACAAGTGATTATCGCTACAGGTAAGCGATCACTTTTAGATAAAAAACTAAAGCGCCCATTTATAGAAAAAAAATCACCATGGTTAGCTATTAAAATGCATTATCAATTTAAAATGCCCAATGACCTTGTAGAATTACATGCCTTTGACGGTGGATATGCTGGATTATCTAAATTAGAAAACGGTCATGTCAACCTTTGTTATTTAGTAAATTATAGTTCTTTTAAAAAATATAAGGATATTGATTCTTTTAATGAAAAGGTATTGACTAAAAATAAATCACTAAATAAATTTTTAAAAGATGCGGTTCCTTTATGGGAAAAACCCATTACAATTTCACAAATTTCCTTTGAACAAAAGGAACCTACAGAAAAGTCTTTAATTATGATAGGTGATACCGCTGGATTAATTCATCCATTATGCGGTAATGGAATGGCGATGGCTATTCATAGCGCAAAAATAGCATCACACTATATTACTCAATATCTCAATAATTATATCACTAGAGATCAAATGTTAATTGAGTATTCTAAAGAATGGAGAAAAACATTCTCATCTAGATTGCGCCATGGCAGATGGTTACAAAGGATACTATTACACAAAAAAATAACCATAATAGCTTACTGGCTACTAGAGCGTTTACCATTTCTATTACCTATTATTATTAAAAAAACGCACGGTAAACAAATACAACCATGA